The following are encoded together in the Salvia hispanica cultivar TCC Black 2014 chromosome 6, UniMelb_Shisp_WGS_1.0, whole genome shotgun sequence genome:
- the LOC125194956 gene encoding uncharacterized protein LOC125194956, with amino-acid sequence MGYYLADGIYPRWPVFLKTISCPIGERRVLFAAKQESARKDVERAFGVLQSRWAIVKGPARFWYKEVIADVMYACIIMHNMIVEQERGHVTNWVDDEAGSSSSTATSPATRGLPTGFGAVLERQASMRNQQDHTQLMTT; translated from the coding sequence atggggtactacttggccgatggcatataccctaggtggcctgtTTTTTTGAAGACGATCAGCTGCCCAATTGGTGAGAGGAGAGTCTTGTTTGCGGCAAAGCAGGAGTCCGCgcggaaggatgtggagcgggcttttggggtgctccaatcgcggtgGGCAATCGTGAAAGGTCCGGCGCGTTTCTGGTATAAGGAAGTCATCGCCGacgtcatgtatgcgtgcatcatcatgcataacatgatagtcgaacaagAACGTGGCCATGTCACCAATTGGGTGGATGATGAAGCCGGATCTAGCTCCAGCACAGCGACCTCGCCGGCCACTCGAGGATTACCGACTGGCTTCGGTGCGGTTCTAGAGCGACAGGCCTCAATGCGCAACCAACAAGACCATACTCAGCTCATGacgacatga
- the LOC125196139 gene encoding putative late blight resistance protein homolog R1C-3, protein MAEAALTFLLGELRDTLKWYNDLLSGSQADFDLLNRELNLMKTFLSDAASRREEKMFKEIEQQIRDVVYEVEDTIDKWLTAAKGKTTVGRFTKKKFSLAKEVKSLRDDRVQPVLNLIRDNFAALSSTPTPAPDQHPSRPKKDQFIRREKVVGFKDEEATLLGYLMDEKEELDVISIIGMPGLGKTTLAWKIFENEKIGFEFPIRIWVYVSQRFNSRDVFLNILRKFTSNDMSGLSDEELAQSVRACLSKEKFLLVMDDVWSPEHWQVIQTVLPSSNKLSKVMITSRHSTVGERAKVGHFTEPHNLRFFKLEESWELLQLEVFGNEEDCYKQYRELVDIGMKIAGQCHGVPLTVVVVGGILVDLFVKTRESRLLKKFWDDVSHNVSKFAQNNEEKRISEAVELSYKTLPDHLRECFLYMAVFPEEHVIPAWMLTRLWIAEGFVLPKGRSLEEAAEENLSDLVGRNLLMLDHKNLMGEIKTCRVHDMIREFCKDIAVEQKLFQEIRKNKGVFEPPVSEVQNFHRVCFHSDLPTFFSKKPKGPHVRSFLCFYKEPVNLEDKYLTSIPDAFELLRVLESISIRFRQFPAKVTKLIHLRYVTLHIEEFSILPEPISQLWNLQTLIVETKSRSITMKANIWKMYRLRHLKLKAAILFDPKWNGDGGENLQTLSRLAPESYTTNVSERACNLIELGIRGKLATLFSDMSMENLGLLEKLKLMNDVPTDSEPLPRLPQSSSFPPNLKRLTLSKTFLDWKHMSTLAEIQSLEVLKLKENAFTGTSWNAAASVFKNLQVLVIVDADIVLWVVSTESFPCLSCVVLKNCDKLEHIPVELGEKLEFMEIERIHRSAVESAKRIEVVKRDEEEERRSKGGRFKLQIGPGCGRGPN, encoded by the exons atggCGGAAGCTGCACTCACATTCCTGCTGGGAGAATTGCGCGATACGCTAAAATGGTACAACGATCTGCTCTCCGGCTCCCAGGCCGATTTCGATCTGCTCAACCGCGAACTCAACCTCATGAAGACATTCCTCTCCGACGCCGCCAGCCGACGGGAGGAGAAAATGTTCAAGGAGATCGAGCAGCAGATCCGCGACGTCGTTTACGAGGTCGAGGACACAATCGACAAGTGGCTGACTGCCGCCAAGGGCAAGACCACCGTCGGCCGCTTCACCAAGAAGAAATTCAGCTTGGCCAAAGAGGTTAAATCCCTCAGAGACGACAGAGTCCAGCCCGTGCTCAACCTCATCAGAGACAATTTCGCCGCCCTCTCCTCCACCCCTACCCCCGCCCCCGATCAACACCCATCCAGGCCTAAAAAG GATCAGTTCATTAGACGAGAAAAAGTGGTGGGTTTCAAAGATGAGGAAGCAACACTATTAGGTTATCTCATGGATGAGAAGGAGGAGCTTGATGTCATCTCCATTATTGGAATGCCTGGCTTGGGGAAGACAACGCTGGCGTGGAAGATTTttgagaatgaaaaaattggtttTGAGTTCCCAATCCGCATTTGGGTTTACGTTTCTCAAAGGTTCAACAGTCGGGATGTATTTCTCAACATTCTGAGAAAATTCACCAGCAACGACATGTCTGGCCTCAGTGATGAGGAGTTAGCCCAGTCAGTTCGTGCGTGCCTGTCCAAAGAGAAATTCTTGTTGGTAATGGATGATGTGTGGAGCCCTGAGCACTGGCAAGTCATACAAACTGTACTGCCTAGTAGCAATAAATTGAGTAAGGTCATGATCACCAGTCGTCATAGTACTGTTGGTGAACGTGCTAAAGTTGGCCACTTCACGGAGCCCCACAATCTGCGTTTCTTCAAACTAGAAGAAAGTTGGGAATTGCTGCAATTGGAGGTATTTGGGAACGAAGAAGATTGCTACAAGCAGTACAGAGAGTTGGTAGACATTGGAATGAAAATAGCTGGCCAGTGTCATGGAGTGCCTTTGACAGTTGTGGTGGTTGGAGGCATTCTTGTAGATCTATTCGTCAAAACACGTGAGTCCCGTCTTCTGAAAAAGTTTTGGGATGATGTGTCTCATAATGTGAGCAAGTTTGCGCAGAATAACGAGGAGAAACGCATATCAGAAGCTGTCGAGTTGAGCTACAAAACATTGCCTGATCACTTAAGAGAATGCTTTCTCTATATGGCTGTGTTTCCTGAAGAACACGTGATCCCAGCTTGGATGCTGACACGCTTGTGGATTGCAGAAGGATTCGTGCTGCCTAAGGGAAGAAGTTTGGAGGAAGCTGCAGAGGAAAATTTAAGTGATCTTGTCGGTAGGAACTTACTCATGCTTGATCATAAAAACCTAATGGGTGAAATAAAAACATGTCGTGTTCATGATATGATTCGTGAATTTTGCAAAGACATAGCTGTGGAGCAGAAGTTATTCCAAGAGATAAGGAAAAATAAGGGAGTATTTGAACCTCCAGTGTCTGAGGTCCAAAACTTCCATCGTGTTTGTTTCCATTCTGATCTCCCCACATTCTTCTCTAAAAAACCAAAAGGTCCTCATGTTCGTTCCTTCCTATGTTTCTACAAGGAGCCTGTAAACTTGGAAGACAAATACCTAACATCAATTCCAGATGCCTTCGAGTTGCTCAGAGTTTTAGAGTCAATATCCATCAGATTCCGTCAATTTCCTGCAAAGGTGACCAAATTGATTCATTTGAGGTATGTCACTCTACATATTGAGGAATTCTCTATTCTTCCAGAGCCCATCTCCCAGCTATGGAACCTACAAACTCTTATTGTGGAGACAAAATCACGTTCCATTACCATGAAAGCAAATATATGGAAGATGTATCGTCTGAGGCATCTCAAGTTGAAAGCAGCCATACTTTTCGACCCAAAATGGAACGGTGATGGAGGCGAAAACCTCCAAACACTCAGCAGATTGGCACCTGAATCTTACACAACAAATGTTTCTGAAAGGGCCTGCAACCTCATTGAATTGGGAATTCGTGGTAAACTAGCCACTCTTTTTAGTGATATGTCCATGGAAAACTTGGGTCTTCTTGAAAAGCTGAAGCTGATGAATGATGTACCTACCGACTCTGAACCTCTCCCTCGCCTCCCCCAGTCCAGTTCCTTCCCTCCAAATCTCAAAAGGCTGACATTGTCGAAAACATTCCTTGATTGGAAGCATATGTCCACATTGGCTGAGATCCAAAGCTTGGAGGTCTTGAAGCTGAAAGAGAATGCATTCACTGGAACCTCCTGGAATGCTGCTGCTAGTGTTTTCAAAAATCTGCAAGTCTTGGTCATCGTAGATGCAGATATAGTTTTGTGGGTGGTTTCCACTGAAAGTTTTCCTTGTCTTAGCTGTGTTGTGCTTAAGAACTGTGACAAACTAGAACATATTCCAGTTGAGTTAGGCGAGAAGTTGGAGTTTATGGAGATTGAGCGCATTCACAGATCAGCAGTTGAATCTGCCAAGAGGATCGAGGTGGTAAAAAGGGATGAGGAGGAAGAGCGGAGATCCAAAGGGGGTCGTTTCAAGCTCCAAATCGGCCCTGGATGTGGGAGGGGACCTAATTGA
- the LOC125194957 gene encoding putative late blight resistance protein homolog R1A-10 gives MEDELVDELYDYDDDGNDVSSPIGSEMVGLSDQYDELKRKIINEGTDRKLAENVGLIEFYKIGKMVGLSDQYDELKRKIINEGTDLKVFSIMGMGGIRKTALARRVYEDRNVENISIFVSELYSVPEAIDHDEVVRMLREILKGKKYLIVLDDVWGSKYVEYHLQQSYKYEKNEMKNPFPDQRNGSRVLLTTRLHQVNEINHRFIDDLSVRLLNKRESWDLLREKVFGEESCPFKLEKFGKKIAENCDSLPLTIVTIASLLSEVDKTLECWSEIATHKSHQIFLEAYESVSKVLLPSYKRLPRVLQMCFLYMGVFPRKYEISLSKLSNMWRTDGFLDLKAHKISYPTEMEYLDELVSNSLTIIHHTTRDYSPFGGKQIMKTCRLHSSSWYLSNEQGRKAKFFMS, from the exons ATGGAGGATGAGCTTGTTGATGAGCTCTATgattatgatgatgatggtaaTGATGTTTCATCGCCGATTGGCTCGGAGATGGTGGGATTATCGGATCAGTACGACGAACTCAAACGGAAGATTATAAACGAAGGCACTGATCGAAAG TTGGCAGAAAATGTCGGCCTGATCGAATTTTACAAGATCGGAAAGATGGTGGGATTATCGGATCAGTATGACGAACTCAAACGGAAGATTATAAACGAAGGCACTGATCTAAAGGTTTTCTCGATCATGGGGATGGGAGGGATCAGAAAGACTGCTCTTGCAAGAAGAGTTTACGAAGATCGAAATGTTGAGAACATTTCGATCTTCGTGT CTGAGTTGTATTCCGTTCCAGAAGCAATTGATCATGATGAAGTTGTACGGATGTTGAGAGAGATTTTGAAGGGGaaaaagtatttaattgtATTGGATGATGTTTGGGGGAGCAAATATGTGGAGTATCACTTGCAACAATCttacaaatatgaaaaaaatgagatgaaAAACCCTTTTCCTGACCAAAGAAATGGAAGTAGAGTCTTGCTCACCACAAGGCTGCATCAGGTGAATGAAATAAATCATCGatttattgatgatttatCGGTGCGATTGTTGAATAAACGAGAAAGTTGGGATCTTCTTCGCGAGAAGGTGTTTGGTGAGGAGTCTTGCCCTTTTAAACTTGAGAAATTTGGGAAGAAGATTGCTGAGAATTGTGACAGTCTTCCTCTTACAATCGTGACGATTGCTAGCCTCTTGTCTGAGGTAGACAAGACTTTGGAATGTTGGAGCGAGATTGCAACGCATAAAAGCCATCAAATTTTCTTGGAGGCGTACGAGAGTGTATCAAAGGTACTTTTGCCGAGCTACAAACGCCTTCCTCGCGTGTTGCAAATGTGTTTTCTTTATATGGGAGTTTTTCCgcgaaaatatgaaatatcaTTGTCCAAGCTCAGTAATATGTGGAGAACTGATGGATTTCTTGATTTAAAAGCACACAAAATTTCTTATCCTACTGAAATGGAGTATTTGGATGAGCTTGTTTCTAATAGTCTCACCATCATCCACCACACAACTAGAGATTATTCACCATTTGGTGGGAAacaaattatgaaaacttgTCGCCTCCATTCTTCGTCATGGTATCTCTCTAACGAACAAGGTCGTAAGGCTAAGTTTTTCATGTCTTAA